A window of the Butyricimonas virosa genome harbors these coding sequences:
- a CDS encoding TlpA disulfide reductase family protein: MMKFICVYVVILLASISLCHADGFKIKGKISGGGEGVKVFLTDLSQYRHFYDSTTIKNGEFEFNGKVESPEMRCITIYKNDSQRGEWKSTVKLPIFVDNSSMTLEAPYDSLPTKSSKTVPGCIKITGSPANDLYMKYDKGLEPLSTLNSTLFEKYRVAYYYAKADELGRKNMQPAYDALEELENCKDEIYRYKVKFIQENSDSPVALYVAGTLAITKYGRGEINKVLALLSEPLRNSPKGKALEKRLNSIPVYVGDQYLDIDMLDKEGNTVNLSDVINPGQYTLLEIWASWCGPCRGDIPHLKDAYSAYHAKGFDIVSVSIDANKEQWKKALEQEQMAWLQVCDKGEGFDGFIVKKYGISGVPSSFLIDPQGKIILTNARGGWLDTKLIELFEK; this comes from the coding sequence ATGATGAAGTTTATATGCGTTTACGTTGTAATCTTGTTGGCAAGCATAAGTTTGTGTCATGCTGATGGTTTTAAAATTAAAGGGAAAATCAGTGGGGGTGGAGAGGGGGTGAAAGTTTTCTTGACTGATCTCTCACAATACAGGCATTTTTATGATAGCACCACGATTAAAAATGGTGAGTTTGAATTTAACGGGAAAGTGGAATCTCCTGAAATGCGTTGTATCACGATTTATAAAAATGACAGTCAGCGAGGAGAATGGAAAAGTACGGTGAAGTTACCGATCTTTGTTGATAATTCATCCATGACGTTGGAAGCTCCTTATGATAGTTTGCCTACTAAATCGAGTAAGACGGTTCCGGGATGTATTAAAATTACTGGTTCTCCGGCTAATGATTTGTACATGAAATACGATAAAGGGTTGGAACCCTTGTCCACCTTGAATTCTACATTATTCGAGAAGTATCGAGTGGCTTATTATTACGCGAAGGCCGACGAGTTGGGACGTAAGAATATGCAACCCGCTTATGACGCTTTGGAAGAATTGGAGAATTGTAAAGATGAGATTTATCGTTACAAGGTGAAATTTATTCAAGAGAATTCGGATTCTCCGGTAGCCCTGTATGTTGCTGGTACGTTGGCGATAACCAAGTACGGGCGAGGTGAGATAAACAAGGTGTTGGCTTTGTTGTCGGAACCGTTGCGAAATAGTCCGAAGGGAAAGGCGCTGGAGAAAAGATTAAATAGCATCCCGGTTTACGTAGGGGATCAGTATCTGGATATTGATATGTTGGATAAAGAAGGGAATACGGTGAATTTATCGGATGTGATAAACCCCGGTCAATATACTTTGTTGGAGATTTGGGCTTCCTGGTGTGGTCCGTGTCGGGGGGATATTCCTCATCTGAAAGATGCGTATTCGGCTTATCACGCGAAAGGATTTGATATCGTGAGCGTGTCAATTGATGCTAATAAAGAACAGTGGAAGAAAGCATTGGAACAGGAACAAATGGCTTGGTTGCAGGTGTGCGATAAAGGAGAAGGATTTGACGGGTTTATCGTGAAAAAATACGGAATTAGCGGGGTTCCTAGTTCTTTTCTGATCGATCCCCAAGGTAAGATTATCTTGACAAATGCTCGTGGAGGGTGGTTGGATACGAAGTTGATAGAGTTGTTTGAGAAATAA
- a CDS encoding TlpA family protein disulfide reductase has protein sequence MRKNLMMMVALLLLGIGACAGPKSARLHGSLKEFGSNNVKMELAGAVGDVSDINVIRIPVNDDGTFDLVVPLEKPTYFQIGRNTLYLSPGDDMEVNLGTSQPQSWFKGKGEEANNYLKGRLFPKAGSFMEAGRNVKENFEQTKKLIDGMAQKRIEELKALNNVSKEFREMEMMRIKADLANSYMAYLWYSDLLKDCKTREEGEKVANDFNKSIREYINPLLKEISAKDEYLEVAVVRDVLSSCNEIDPSIFDFPKSQRLKELNEIYGVGERMDEEMTKSLYDELYAYGSKLKNADFKQAFLGRLEKRAKLMEGRPAIDFTVVNMDGKEGKLSDYKGKVLFVDFWATWCMPCLGEMPYFNELSKQFPNIQFVGISLDDNTEVWLNKLKGDADHGKVLELFSTDPLVRTGWDITGIPRFLLIDKDFKIISASAPRPSEKDVIVPLLEKYNKK, from the coding sequence ATGAGAAAAAATTTAATGATGATGGTAGCCCTTCTTCTTTTAGGGATAGGTGCTTGTGCGGGACCGAAGTCCGCTCGTTTACACGGTTCGTTGAAAGAATTCGGAAGTAACAATGTAAAAATGGAATTGGCGGGAGCCGTGGGTGATGTATCGGATATAAATGTAATCCGTATCCCGGTGAATGATGACGGAACTTTTGATTTAGTGGTACCGTTGGAAAAACCGACTTATTTTCAGATTGGACGGAATACGTTGTACTTGTCTCCGGGGGATGATATGGAGGTGAATTTGGGAACTTCTCAGCCGCAAAGTTGGTTCAAAGGGAAAGGTGAAGAGGCGAATAATTATTTGAAAGGACGTTTATTCCCTAAAGCTGGTTCGTTTATGGAAGCTGGACGAAACGTGAAAGAGAATTTTGAGCAAACTAAAAAGTTAATTGATGGAATGGCTCAAAAACGAATAGAAGAGTTGAAAGCGTTGAATAACGTGAGCAAGGAGTTTAGGGAGATGGAAATGATGCGAATTAAGGCAGATTTGGCTAATAGTTATATGGCATATTTATGGTATTCTGATCTTTTGAAAGATTGTAAGACACGGGAAGAGGGAGAAAAGGTTGCGAATGATTTTAACAAGTCTATCCGGGAATACATAAATCCGTTGTTAAAGGAGATTTCTGCTAAGGATGAGTATTTGGAGGTTGCTGTGGTGAGAGATGTGTTGTCGAGTTGTAATGAAATAGACCCTTCTATTTTTGATTTCCCGAAATCACAACGGTTGAAAGAATTGAATGAAATTTATGGTGTGGGGGAACGGATGGATGAGGAAATGACGAAATCACTTTATGATGAATTGTATGCCTACGGTTCCAAGTTGAAAAATGCGGATTTTAAACAAGCATTTTTAGGGCGATTGGAGAAACGGGCAAAGTTGATGGAGGGACGTCCTGCAATTGATTTCACGGTAGTGAATATGGATGGGAAGGAGGGTAAATTAAGTGATTATAAAGGCAAAGTTTTGTTCGTGGATTTTTGGGCTACTTGGTGTATGCCTTGTTTGGGAGAGATGCCTTATTTTAACGAGTTAAGCAAGCAGTTTCCGAATATTCAATTCGTTGGTATTTCTTTGGATGACAATACGGAGGTGTGGTTGAATAAATTGAAAGGAGATGCCGATCATGGAAAGGTGTTAGAGTTGTTTTCTACCGATCCGTTGGTTCGGACGGGATGGGATATTACGGGAATTCCACGTTTCTTGTTGATTGATAAAGATTTTAAGATTATTTCCGCTTCTGCTCCCCGTCCTTCTGAAAAAGATGTGATTGTTCCTCTGTTGGAAAAATATAACAAGAAGTAA
- a CDS encoding RagB/SusD family nutrient uptake outer membrane protein, with amino-acid sequence MKRYIIVCLSILFFSSCSNWLDVQPKTTVEEEEVFSREIGFKEALTGIYIKMASKDLYAKNLSYGFLDILGQRYEPSNVEAYQDELWYTFPSTKTESYTTTIWGKMYNIIANVNNLLYYCDKKRDVFTTENYYEIIKGEALGLRAFLHFDLLRMYGTIYEQNPTSKRIAYRTVFNREPKEMQASNVVVDSIIADLKQAEILLTDTDPLNFDFPKDEYEEQNMTSDRFLFYRHKRMNLYAVKALLARVYLYAGNKIEAANYAKQVIDSKQFDFVADVADLQRSKEIVFSIYVDDFDLQVKEEFGTNGSYYVSTMNFLYEMFDVTHDGTNDFRIREGVSFDFALNGITTRKYRQENMWSSTEGTVVLIRLAEMYYVLAECAADAQTAAGYLNAVREARGVDPTGLTEATRLNEIEKEYRKEFYGEGQLFFFYKRHGYTTFLHCPVERMVEKNYMFTWPENEELFGMTN; translated from the coding sequence ATGAAAAGATATATAATTGTTTGTTTGAGTATATTGTTTTTTTCTTCTTGTTCGAATTGGTTGGACGTACAACCCAAAACGACCGTGGAGGAAGAAGAGGTGTTTAGTCGGGAGATAGGTTTTAAGGAGGCTTTGACCGGAATCTATATTAAAATGGCATCCAAGGATTTGTATGCTAAAAATTTGAGTTACGGCTTTTTGGATATTTTAGGACAGCGTTATGAACCTTCGAATGTGGAAGCTTATCAAGATGAATTGTGGTACACGTTCCCTTCAACGAAGACAGAAAGTTACACGACAACGATATGGGGTAAGATGTATAATATTATCGCTAACGTGAATAATTTGCTGTATTATTGTGATAAGAAGCGGGATGTTTTTACTACGGAAAATTATTATGAGATTATTAAGGGGGAGGCTTTAGGTTTACGGGCATTTCTGCATTTTGATTTGTTGCGGATGTATGGAACTATATACGAACAGAACCCTACGTCCAAACGAATTGCTTACCGGACGGTATTTAACCGGGAGCCTAAAGAAATGCAGGCATCAAACGTGGTGGTAGATAGTATTATTGCCGATTTGAAACAAGCTGAAATATTGTTGACTGATACTGATCCGTTAAACTTTGATTTTCCGAAAGATGAGTATGAAGAGCAGAATATGACAAGTGACCGTTTTTTGTTTTATCGTCATAAACGTATGAACTTGTATGCGGTGAAAGCTTTATTGGCTAGGGTATACTTGTATGCGGGAAATAAAATCGAGGCGGCTAATTATGCGAAACAGGTGATCGATAGCAAACAATTTGATTTCGTGGCCGATGTAGCTGATTTGCAACGTTCGAAGGAGATTGTGTTTTCGATATACGTGGATGATTTTGATTTACAGGTGAAAGAGGAATTCGGGACTAACGGTTCTTATTATGTTTCGACGATGAATTTTTTGTACGAAATGTTTGATGTCACTCATGATGGTACGAATGATTTTAGAATACGGGAAGGGGTTAGTTTTGACTTTGCTTTAAACGGGATAACAACCCGGAAATATAGACAGGAGAACATGTGGTCTTCTACAGAAGGAACGGTGGTGTTGATTCGTTTGGCAGAGATGTATTACGTTCTGGCCGAGTGTGCAGCGGATGCCCAAACTGCTGCAGGTTATCTGAATGCGGTGCGTGAGGCTAGGGGTGTTGATCCCACGGGTTTAACGGAAGCTACGCGTTTGAATGAGATAGAGAAAGAGTATCGCAAAGAGTTCTACGGGGAAGGACAATTATTCTTTTTCTACAAGCGGCATGGTTACACAACTTTCTTGCATTGTCCGGTGGAAAGGATGGTTGAGAAAAATTATATGTTCACTTGGCCGGAAAACGAGGAGTTATTCGGAATGACTAATTGA
- a CDS encoding FecR family protein has protein sequence MGYTDEDIEFANLILTDRGNLDDAKVEVWMKDPEHVMLLKEFATVYQKRMNIDFNRDKKEEFARLENTIQERKSRRMTLRWSVAASVILFIGLFVGRMVNEWRNLDEMRMLAETERIVPGVKAELILSTGERVVLNQQCVSIEGVNETGIQNDSVTGLNYTTAKVQGEGMIYNTMRIPVGGFYQLALSDGSKVWLNSMTEFRFPVAFTGEERKVYLTGEAYFEVAPNSKHPFIVVTEEGMEVKVYGTEFNMNTYQHGVVQTVLVSGKVGIRVNATGKEVMLAPRQMAEYSEKTGMVRVEDTDPYRYIAWKDGEFVFERETIEEIMERLGRWYDVKVFYENESLKQKRFTGVISRYEDIEQVLRLIEGPATLRFEVKGNVVTVKYGQ, from the coding sequence ATGGGATACACGGATGAAGATATCGAATTTGCTAACCTGATATTGACGGATCGGGGGAATTTGGATGATGCGAAGGTTGAGGTGTGGATGAAAGATCCGGAACACGTGATGTTGCTGAAGGAATTTGCCACGGTTTATCAGAAGCGGATGAATATAGATTTTAACCGGGATAAGAAGGAGGAATTTGCCCGGTTGGAAAACACGATTCAAGAAAGAAAGAGTCGACGGATGACGTTACGTTGGTCGGTGGCTGCTTCTGTTATTTTGTTTATCGGTTTGTTCGTGGGACGTATGGTCAATGAATGGCGAAATTTGGATGAGATGCGGATGCTGGCGGAGACAGAACGGATTGTACCGGGTGTGAAAGCTGAGTTAATTTTAAGTACGGGCGAACGAGTGGTTTTGAATCAACAATGTGTATCAATAGAGGGAGTGAATGAGACGGGAATTCAAAATGATTCGGTGACCGGATTGAATTATACGACGGCAAAGGTGCAGGGGGAAGGGATGATTTATAATACGATGCGTATCCCGGTGGGGGGATTTTACCAGTTGGCGTTGTCTGACGGGAGTAAGGTTTGGTTGAATTCGATGACAGAATTTCGTTTCCCGGTTGCTTTTACAGGCGAAGAGAGAAAAGTGTATTTGACAGGAGAGGCTTATTTCGAGGTGGCTCCTAATTCAAAACATCCATTTATCGTGGTGACGGAGGAAGGGATGGAGGTGAAAGTGTACGGGACAGAATTTAATATGAACACGTATCAACACGGTGTGGTACAGACCGTGTTGGTAAGTGGTAAGGTGGGTATTCGGGTGAATGCTACAGGAAAAGAGGTGATGTTAGCGCCTAGACAGATGGCCGAGTACTCGGAAAAGACGGGTATGGTTCGGGTGGAAGATACTGATCCGTATAGATATATAGCGTGGAAAGACGGGGAATTCGTTTTCGAACGAGAAACGATCGAGGAGATCATGGAACGACTTGGAAGGTGGTATGACGTGAAGGTCTTCTATGAAAACGAGTCGTTGAAACAAAAACGATTTACCGGGGTGATCAGTCGTTATGAAGATATAGAACAAGTACTTCGTTTGATCGAGGGGCCTGCAACACTGCGTTTCGAGGTAAAGGGAAACGTGGTTACGGTGAAATATGGACAATGA
- a CDS encoding DUF4843 domain-containing protein has translation MLQDTVIVGVKIMGEIVNYPRKVVLKSEAPAENALEVIFPEEYYVPADTAVATFRVIVKRPATRNITYTTKLMFDYSQSDFEAGTRERQVFNLKAEDKVSMELWGITQEDWEYEPVFFFGEWSETKMRYMITMLGCVSFMNWYYNEDSFFEALMGNVLYESLEEYKADSSNPPLLDENTGEWIEFPDLSEMM, from the coding sequence TTGTTGCAAGATACGGTGATTGTAGGGGTAAAGATAATGGGAGAGATTGTGAATTACCCACGGAAAGTGGTGTTGAAGTCTGAGGCTCCTGCGGAAAATGCATTGGAGGTGATTTTTCCGGAAGAGTATTATGTCCCGGCAGATACGGCTGTTGCTACGTTTAGGGTGATTGTAAAACGTCCGGCAACAAGAAATATTACTTACACGACGAAATTAATGTTTGATTATTCGCAATCGGATTTTGAAGCTGGAACGCGGGAAAGACAGGTGTTTAATTTGAAGGCAGAGGATAAGGTTTCCATGGAATTATGGGGAATTACGCAAGAGGATTGGGAATATGAACCAGTGTTCTTTTTCGGGGAGTGGAGTGAAACGAAAATGCGTTACATGATAACGATGTTAGGATGTGTGAGTTTCATGAACTGGTATTATAATGAAGACAGTTTTTTTGAAGCTCTTATGGGAAATGTGTTGTATGAATCACTGGAAGAGTATAAGGCCGATTCTTCTAATCCGCCTTTACTGGATGAGAATACGGGTGAATGGATTGAATTTCCTGATTTATCCGAAATGATGTGA
- a CDS encoding RNA polymerase sigma-70 factor: protein MSKDFLEHKAFVELFDLHYGNLVGFVYGYVRDEEVAKDIVHDTFLTFWNNRKRLDLSYSAKSYLFTLAQNYALNYLRHLRVVEVNEREVSQLLEAASDELAEYDERYARVEEKLAQLPDKQREVFLKCVVEEKKYQEVADELDVSINTIKKHMSRALKFLRDELQGESILLFILSNR from the coding sequence ATGTCGAAAGATTTTTTGGAGCATAAGGCTTTTGTGGAGTTGTTTGATTTGCATTACGGGAATCTCGTGGGATTCGTGTATGGTTACGTGAGGGATGAAGAGGTGGCTAAGGATATTGTTCACGATACTTTTTTGACTTTTTGGAATAACCGGAAACGGTTGGATTTATCCTATTCTGCAAAATCTTATTTGTTTACGTTGGCCCAGAATTATGCGTTGAATTACTTGAGACATTTGCGGGTGGTGGAGGTGAACGAACGGGAGGTGAGTCAGCTACTGGAAGCTGCTTCAGACGAATTAGCCGAGTACGATGAGCGTTATGCTCGTGTGGAAGAGAAATTGGCTCAGTTGCCGGATAAACAACGGGAGGTTTTCTTGAAGTGCGTGGTGGAGGAGAAAAAATATCAAGAGGTAGCTGATGAACTGGATGTGAGTATTAACACGATCAAGAAACATATGTCGCGGGCGTTGAAGTTTTTGAGGGATGAGTTACAGGGCGAATCTATTTTACTTTTCATATTGAGTAATAGGTGA
- a CDS encoding PKD-like family lipoprotein, with protein sequence MKQVFYILIVFLLAACYDDKGNYDYEEINTITVLLDDVYSYRLDGDTTVCIIPELSQSLQKNRDNLEFMWVHSVINEFIEGHDDNDTISRIDTLRFHIVPDDPDLEYEHYFRLNVYDKLTEINYPFNVKIKLVKPYDGAWMILHNENGHAALGAVEYMGNSILKTQDAYYKETGKRLEGMAQCLGNYITYYYPYGRGEMFNLFSVITDKPEESGVMCQWKKFELMSPLTKMVYSSDQSRFNYSNVKLIDGEASWGAVCLSDGVLFQSPAAMKLYKANIAADLGDNIRIKYASKAGFGAILYDEAGHRFCFYQNQSRSTTGDPNRFNPTDENPSSYRINPVPKRDNNVTDVDVNNLPVEQKVLWVGAGYEFDPNNSRGFYANSVSIKGLDSCFVYEFNMDGMVSTVDGHPAFAGYYKLKLPEGMDENSCFASTMSYSGILFYTVGNVVYRLDFKQSGGKATPVYTHAGGKATMMKFAKKAKINTNYLDFTNYEFDPNRSLGIVFDMGNGKCDFVVLNLSVTGGVGTDSENYPATQVYTDFGDVKDILFL encoded by the coding sequence ATGAAACAGGTATTCTATATTTTGATTGTTTTTCTTTTAGCGGCTTGTTATGACGATAAAGGAAATTATGATTACGAGGAAATTAACACGATTACAGTTCTTTTGGATGATGTTTATTCGTATCGTTTGGATGGGGACACGACCGTGTGTATCATTCCCGAGTTAAGTCAATCTTTGCAAAAGAATAGGGATAATTTGGAGTTTATGTGGGTACATTCCGTGATTAATGAGTTTATTGAAGGACACGATGATAACGATACGATTAGCCGAATTGATACGTTACGATTCCATATTGTTCCGGATGATCCGGATTTGGAGTACGAACATTATTTCAGATTGAACGTGTACGATAAGTTGACCGAAATTAATTATCCTTTTAATGTGAAGATAAAACTTGTAAAACCGTATGATGGGGCGTGGATGATTCTGCATAATGAGAATGGGCACGCTGCATTGGGTGCTGTTGAATATATGGGGAATAGCATATTGAAGACACAGGATGCTTATTATAAGGAAACGGGAAAACGTTTAGAGGGAATGGCTCAATGTCTGGGTAATTATATTACTTATTATTATCCATATGGCAGGGGGGAGATGTTTAATTTGTTTTCTGTTATCACGGATAAACCGGAGGAGTCAGGCGTTATGTGTCAGTGGAAGAAGTTTGAGTTAATGAGTCCGTTGACTAAAATGGTGTACTCATCGGATCAAAGTCGTTTTAATTATTCTAACGTGAAGTTGATTGATGGGGAGGCTTCGTGGGGTGCTGTTTGTCTGTCGGATGGAGTTCTTTTCCAAAGTCCGGCAGCAATGAAACTATATAAAGCAAATATAGCTGCAGATTTGGGAGATAATATACGAATAAAGTATGCATCCAAAGCTGGATTTGGTGCGATATTATATGATGAGGCGGGACATCGTTTCTGTTTCTATCAAAATCAAAGTCGATCAACTACGGGAGATCCTAATCGTTTTAATCCGACAGATGAGAATCCATCTAGTTATAGAATTAATCCTGTTCCGAAGCGGGACAATAACGTGACGGATGTTGATGTGAATAATTTGCCTGTAGAGCAAAAAGTTCTTTGGGTAGGGGCTGGTTACGAGTTTGATCCTAATAATAGTCGTGGTTTTTATGCTAACAGCGTTTCCATAAAAGGTCTGGATAGTTGTTTCGTGTATGAATTTAATATGGACGGAATGGTTTCGACTGTTGATGGACATCCTGCTTTTGCCGGTTACTATAAGCTGAAGTTACCTGAGGGAATGGATGAAAATAGTTGTTTTGCTTCTACCATGTCATACAGCGGTATTTTATTTTACACGGTAGGAAACGTGGTTTATCGTTTGGATTTTAAACAGAGTGGGGGAAAAGCGACTCCGGTGTACACGCACGCGGGAGGAAAAGCAACGATGATGAAATTTGCCAAAAAGGCTAAGATTAACACAAATTATTTGGATTTTACGAATTATGAATTTGATCCTAATCGTAGTCTGGGGATTGTTTTTGACATGGGGAACGGAAAATGTGATTTTGTCGTACTGAATCTTTCTGTAACCGGAGGTGTTGGGACTGATAGTGAAAACTATCCGGCGACTCAAGTTTATACTGATTTTGGTGATGTGAAAGATATTTTGTTCTTGTAG